The Lolium perenne isolate Kyuss_39 chromosome 6, Kyuss_2.0, whole genome shotgun sequence genome segment TATGCCGCCTCTGTGAGCACTACAAATAGTCCTACTTTTGCCGCCACTTCAAACTCCTCCTCAGCTCTCTCTCTCGACCGTCGCCTAAGATACAGATCAACAAGGGGAGAAGCCTGGTTTAACAATGGCAATCATCTTTCCCGCAAGGATCTTCTCGCTCGCGGTGGCCGCCGCTCTCCTAATCGCCGTTTCTTGCCCCGGCTGCGACGCGGCACTGTCGACCAAGTACTACGACAAGACGTGCCCGGGCCTGCAGCCCGCCGTCCGGTCCGCGATGGCGCAGGCGGTGGCCGCGGATCCCCGCACGGGTGCCTCcgtcctccgcctcttcttccacGACTGCTTCGTCAACGGCTGCGACGCCTCCGTGCTCCTCGACGACGCGCCGGGGCTCACGGCCGAGAAGGCCGCCGGCCCGAACCTCGGCTCACTGCGCGGCTTCGAGGCCGTCGACGCGGTCAAGGCCCGGGTCGAGGCGAGGTGCAACGCCACCGTTTCCTGCGCCGATGTCCTCGCGCTCGCCTCCCGCGACGCCGTCAGCCTCCTTGGCGGGCCGACCTGGACCGTGAAGCTCGGGCGGAAGGATGCCCGCACGGCGAGCCAGGCCGCCGCCAACGCCAACCTCCCGGGGCCCGGCGCCAGCCTGGCGTCGCAGCTCGCCTCGTTCGCGGCCAAGGGGCTCTCGGCGCGGGACATGACGGCGCTCTCCGGCGCGCACACGGTCGGGCGCGCGCGCTGCCAGACGTTCCGCGGCCGCGTCAACGGTGGGGAC includes the following:
- the LOC127320996 gene encoding peroxidase P7 — its product is MAIIFPARIFSLAVAAALLIAVSCPGCDAALSTKYYDKTCPGLQPAVRSAMAQAVAADPRTGASVLRLFFHDCFVNGCDASVLLDDAPGLTAEKAAGPNLGSLRGFEAVDAVKARVEARCNATVSCADVLALASRDAVSLLGGPTWTVKLGRKDARTASQAAANANLPGPGASLASQLASFAAKGLSARDMTALSGAHTVGRARCQTFRGRVNGGDTNVNVTFAAELQQGCPAANGVGDSSLAPLDAETPDVFDNGYFRGLAQQRGLLHSDQELFSGGSQDALVRKYGGNAGMFANDFARAMVKMGSLEPAAGTPVEVRINCRKPN